One window of the Eschrichtius robustus isolate mEscRob2 chromosome X, mEscRob2.pri, whole genome shotgun sequence genome contains the following:
- the LOC137757264 gene encoding short transmembrane mitochondrial protein 1-like, which produces MLQFLLGFTLGNVVGMYLAQNYDIPNLSKKPEEIKKDVDAKKKPPSS; this is translated from the coding sequence ATGCTCCAGTTCCTGCTTGGATTTACTCTTGGCAACGTGGTGGGAATGTATCTGGCTCAGAACTATGACATACCAAACCTGTCTAAAAAacctgaagaaattaaaaaggacGTGGACGCCAAGAAGAAACCCCCTAGTTCATGA